A genomic segment from Anabas testudineus chromosome 6, fAnaTes1.2, whole genome shotgun sequence encodes:
- the stra6 gene encoding receptor for retinol uptake stra6, producing the protein MDKDAFQEYEYPDLDPVPPKVEPEIIPPCDPTADDRLYHICITAISLVVMLILAALARRTKVGERQKGLPGLLSPVNFLDHTQHKGLAVAVFGVLLCKLWGLVLMPNPLPFTTDSQNKQNWVILGIFYYPALYYPLLACGTLHNKVGYVLGSLLSWTHFGVLVWQKIDCPKTPLIQKHFSLFSSLPQIACLAFLSFQYPLLLFKGLKGTEKNNATEDLSSSYYKDYVKKILKKKKPNKISPSSTETPRLHQRIIDAIKLYIYTPEDAFRFPLKLAISGVVSFIAMYQMGLLLILMVVPTLQTARMGVDEDIVKLLASIKIMLSPDKQEVIRIVMYYIWCVEVCYISAMTLSGLINLAMLMRSMVLHRSNLKGLYRGDIYNVYNCQRNIRASRPALVCWMGYTSFTAAHICIGMMIQTLVFFLFLLITVFLIIMPVLHGQNLILFQVLWHMWPFWLMIVLAVLIQHITARFCFIKKTAGTRDLDNRGNLFLLTYLLFPVNVLIGVLLAFWRMIITALFNIVHMGRMDISLLNRNVEAFDPAYRCYAHYLKIEVNQSHPVMKAFCGMLLQSVGQESNAGQRSRDAEEGIQLVQQEKKQHKVSSAKRAYGHWQLLYTLVNNPSLMGTRKHFQRQTAESFVNGSLNRRTKEGSKKEAASKEAEAAASN; encoded by the exons atggATAAGGATGCTTTCCAGGAATACGAGTACCCAGATCTGGATCCTGTGCCACCAAAGGTTGAACCAGA aATTATCCCTCCATGTGACCCCACTGCTGATGACAGGCTCTACCATATATGCATCACTGCAATATCT CTTGTTGTCATGCTGATCTTAGCAGCCCTAGCCAGACGCACAAAGGTGGGCGAGAGGCAGAAAGGACTCCCGGGATTACTCAG TCCGGTCAACTTCCTGGACCATACGCAACACAAGGGCCTGGCAGTGGCTGTGTTTGGAGTGCTCTTGTGCAAACTTTGGGGCCTGGTCTTAATGCCAAACCCCCTCCCCTTCACTACAGACTCCCAGAACAAAC AGAACTGGGTGATTCTGGGAATCTTCTACTACCCTGCACTGTACTACCCTCTCCTGGCATGTGGCACCTTACATAATAAAGTTGGCTATGTGCTCGGTAGCCTTTTGTCATGGACACACTTTGGAGTTCTGGTCTGGCAGAAGATAGACTGTCCTAAAACACCTCTG ataCAGAAACACTTCTCCCTTTTCTCCAGCCTGCCCCAGATAGCTTGCTTGGCATTCCTCAGTTTCCAGTATCCACTTCTTTTATTCAAAGGCCTAAAGGGCACTGAAAAGAACAATGCTACAGAG GATCTGAGCAGCAGCTACTACAAAGACTATGTGAAGAAAATACTCAAGAAGAAGAAACCCAACAAAATCAG CCCATCAAGCACAGAGACACCCAGGCTCCATCAAAGAATAATTGATGCCATAAAGCTATACATTTATACACCAGAGGACG cTTTCCGTTTTCCACTGAAGCTGGCTATATCTGGTGTAGTGTCGTTCATAGCCATGTATCAG atgGGTCTCCTACTGATCTTGATGGTGGTACCGACTCTCCAGACTGCCCGTATGGGAGTCGATGAAGATATTGTCAAACTTTTAGCTAGCATTAAGATCATGCTGTCTCCTGACAAACAAGAAGTAATCAGAATTGTGATGTATTACATCTGGTGTGTGGAAG tgtgcTACATCTCAGCAATGACCCTCTCAGGCTTGATCAACCTGGCTATGCTCATGCGGTCCATGGTTCTGCATCG gTCAAACCTGAAGGGACTGTACAGAGGAGATATCTATAATGTTTACAATTGCCAGAGAAATATTAGAGCTTCCCGACCTGCACTGGTCTGCTGGATGGGATACACCAGCTTCACAGCTGCTCACATCTGTATTG GTATGATGATCCAGACCCTGgtgttcttcctcttccttctcaTCACTGTCTTCCTCATTATCATGCCTGTCCTGCACGGACAGAATCTGATCCTCTTTCAGGTTCTGTGGCACATGTG GCCCTTCTGGCTCATGATTGTCTTGGCTGTGTTGATTCAACATATCACCGCCAGGTTTTGCTTCAtcaaaaaaacagcaggcacACGAGATCTAGACAACAG GGGTAATCTCTTCTTGCTGACGTACCTGCTGTTTCCAGTCAATGTTCTGATCGGGGTACTACTTGCATTCTGGCGAATGATCATCACTGCTCTGTTTAACATTGTTCACATGGGACGTATGGATATCAGTCTCCTTAACCGCAATGTGGAGGCATTTGATCCGG cctACCGCTGCTATGCTCATTATCTGAAGATTGAGGTGAACCAGTCTCACCCTGTTATGAAGGCCTTCTGTGGgatgctgctgcagtctgtggGCCAGGAAAGCAATGCTGGACAGAGGTCACGGGATGCTGAAGAGG GGATCCAGCTGGTccagcaggagaaaaaacagcataaaGTGTCCAGTGCCAAGAGGGCCTATGGGCACTGGCAGCTCCTCTACACCCTGGTCAACAACCCGTCCCTCATGGGCACCAGGAAGCACTTCCAGCGTCAGACTGCTGAGAGCTTTGTGAACGGAAGCCTCAACCGCAGAACCAAGGAGGGGAGCAAAAAGGAGGCAGCAAGCAAGGAGGCAGAGGCGGCTGCCAGcaactga